GGAGAGGTAATAAAACTAAAGGTTGGAGATGTGGAAAGCTCTAATATCTCATTCGGGCACAGGTTTTTGAGCCCGGATACATTTGAGGTCAGGGATTTTAAAGACTATAGGAAAAAATGTAAAGCCAATTTTGTAATTGTTGACCCATTGGAAAGAAAAACAGTTATTGAAAGCGGTATAAAAAATGCGGCATCATCAAAAAACGGGTCTGTATCAGACTGTAGCGCCCTTCTTGAAACCGTAAATTTCATGGCTGAATATCCTACAGCATTTGTTGGAAGCTTTTCTGAAAGATTCTTGAGCATTCCAAAGGAAGTACTTATAAACACCATGAAGAAACAACAGATGTACTTCCCTCTTTTTAACTCCCAAAATAACCTTATGAACTACTTCATAGGTGTTGCGGATACTGAAAATAAGGATTTGAGCATTATAATAAAAGGTAATGAGAGAGTGCTGAGAGCAAGATTCTCAGATGCTGAATTTTTCTTTAAGGAAGACCAGAAAATCAAACTGGAATCCAGAGTCGATGCTCTTAAAGGCATAATATTTCTGGAAAAACTAGGAACCGTTTATGACAAGGTTGTAAGGATTGGAAAGCTTGCTGCCTTCTTAAACCGTAAAGTATTAAGAAGCGGGAAAAATGAGGCATTAAACCTTGATGAAGGTATAGTGCAAAGGTCTGCAATGCTCTGCAAAACTGATTTGCTTACTGAAATGGTCAAGGAATTTCCTGAACTCCAGGGAATAATGGGCAGGGAATATGCGCTTTTGCAGAAAGAAAATGAAAATATTGCCGCTTCAATATACGAGCATTATCTGCCAAGATTTGCCGAGGATGAAACTCCGCTAACTGACTACGGAACCCTGCTAAGCCTTGCAGATAAATTTGATACTATTTCAGGATGTTTCTCGATTTCTCTTGTCCCAACAGGTTCTGAAGACCCCCTTGGCCTGCGCCGTTCAACAATCGGGATAATAAACATTCTGATTAACAGGGAATACAAGCTGTCGCTGAAAGAAACCATTTCCGAATCTCTTAAACTTTACGGTGTTGAAAAAAACAGGGAAGGTCTACAGTCAAACGTTTTAAGTTTCTTTACAGCAAGGTTTAAAAACATTTTAATCTCTCAGGGCTATGAATCAGATGTGATTGATGCTGTGTTTTCGCAGAATTTTGATGACCTGCTTGATTCAAAAAACAGAATTGATGCAATATCACGGATGAAAAAGGAGGAAGGCTTCAATTCCCTTACCACAACATTTAAGAGAGCAATCAGGATTCTTCCCGGCAATGAAAAAAACGATGTCAGAGAATCGCTTCTCAGAGAAAACGCTGAAAGGGATTTATACACTGTTTTTAAATCAATACAGGCAGAAAGCAGAACTCTCCTCGATAACGGAGATTACTATGCGGCGCTTAAAAAAATCTCTAAGATAAAGGACCAGGTTGATAAGTTTTTTGATGATGTTATGGTAATGGTTGATGATGCTGAATTGAAAAAAAACAGGCTCAGTTTGTTAAATAATGTGATTGGACTTTTTTCCAGAATTGCTGATTTCAGCAGAATATCTGAGGGTTAAATACTAAATTATGAAAAGGATGTAAATATTAATTCAGGAGGAATGTATGGCTAAATTTGTTTATTTTTTCGGGAAGGGATCTGCTGACGGTAAAGGCGATATGAAAGAACTGCTCGGAGGAAAAGGTGCAGGGCTTGCTGAAATGACCAACGCAGGTATTCCTGTACCGCCCGGATTCACAATTACCACAGAGGCATGCAAGGTCTATTATGAAAACGGTGAAAAGCTTCCGCAAAAAATAAAATGGGAAATAGATGAGGCGTTGAAGCGGCTTGAAGATATACTGGGTTTAAGACTCGGAAACCCCAAAAACCCTCTGCTTCTTTCTGTTCGTTCAGGATCAAAGTTTTCAATGCCCGGAATGATGGATACTATTCTTAATCTCGGGCTTAATGATGAAACAGTAGAAGGGCTTGCAAAGAAAACAGGCAATAAAAGATTTGCCTACGACAGCTACAGAAGATTCATTCAGATGTTCGGGAATGTTGTCCTCGGCATTGGCAAGGATGTCTTTGAACATATTCTTATTGAAAAGAAAAAGAAATGCCGCGCCAAGTTCGACACAGACCTCTCGTGGGAAGCCTTAAGTGACCTCACATCTGAATATAAAAAAGAAATGAAAAGGGTAGTAGGCATAATTTTTCCTCAGGATGCCCATATACAGCTTTCTATGGCAAGAGATGCAGTTTTTAAATCATGGCACAATCCAAGGGCAATAACCTACAGGAAATTAAATGATATCCCTGAAAACCTTGGAACTGCGGTAAATGTGCAGGCAATGGTTTTTGGAAACCTCGGCAAAACATCAGCCACAGGCGTAGGATTCACAAGAAACCCTGCAACAGGAAAAAATGAATTCTACGGAGAATTTCTGATTAATGCCCAGGGAGAGGATGTGGTTGCAGGAATCCGCACTCCTCAGCCAATATCCAATTTAAGAAAAGTAATGCCTGAAGTTTTCAGGCAATTAAAGGAAATCACAGACCGTCTTGAAAAGCATTATCGTGATGTTCAGGATTTTGAATTTACCATTCAGGACAAACAGCTTTTCATGCTTCAGACAAGGAACGGAAAAAGAACAGCTATTGCAGCAATAAAAATAGCTGTTGATATGGTTGAAGAAGGGCTGATTACAAAAGAAGAAGCTATTTTAAGAGTGGAACCTGCCTCACTGGACCAGCTTCTCCATCCTGTCTTTGAACCAAAACACAGGGCAAAAGCAAAACTATCGGCAAAAGGGCTTCCTGCCTCCCCGGGCGCAGCAACAGGAAAAATAGTCTTTACTGCAGACGATGCAGTTGAATGGGCTAGAAAGAAAGAAAATGTTATCCTTGTAAGGAATGAGACCGTTCCTGATGATATTCACGGAATGAATGTTGCCAAGGGTATCCTTACAGCAACCGGAGGAATGACATCTCATGCTGCTGTTGTGGGAAGGCAGATGGGAAAGCCAAGCATTGTGGGATGCAACAATCTCATCATAAACGAAAAAGGAAAAACCCTGATTGTTGACGGAAAAAAGCTGAAAGAAGGAGATTATATTTCAATAGATGGTTCAACCGGAGATGTAATACTTTTACAGCTTCCAACCACTGACTCTGAAATCATTCAGGTGGTTACAGAAAAGATTAAACCCAATAAATCCCAAACCTATCAGAATTTCCATAAACTCTTATCATGGGCTGAAGAAGCAAAAAGACTCAAAGTCAGAGCAAATGCAGATATCCCAAGAGATGCCAAGACAGCATTTGCCTTTGGCGCTCAGGGTATAGGGCTTTGCAGGACTGAGCATATGTTCTTTGCAAAGGAAAGACTTCCTATAGTTGTAAAAATGATACTATCCGCAGCAAAAGGACAGGAAGGAGTCAATATAATTGAGTCCCTGAAAAAGAGGACATCAGAAACAGGATCAAACCAAAATAACAAGGAACTCAAGGATGAATTGAAAAAGGCAGAAGCAACATACAGTGAAGCAATTAAGGATTATATGGATTCATTAAAAAAACTCCTGCCAATGCAGAAGAGTGACTTCTATGGACTCTTCAAGGAGATGAGAGGATATCCCGTTACAATAAGGACACTTGACCCGCCTTTACACGAATTCCTTCCAAAGAGAGAAGAACTGATGGTAGAAATTGCTACGCTGAAAGCCTCAAATGCAAAAAAGAATAAAGCAAAAATAGAAAAACTTGAGGAACTGCTGGCAAAAGTTACTGAACTCCACGAGTTCAACCCGATGCTTGGTCACAGGGGATGCCGTCTCGGAATAACCTATCCTGAAATTACAAAAATGCAGACGGAAGCAATTTTTACTGCAGCCTGTGAACTTGCAAAAAAGAAGATAAAAGTAATACCTGAGATAATGATTCCCCTTGTAGGCCATGTAAGGGAGCTGAAAGCCCAGAAAAAAATAGTTGTCTCTGTCGCAGAAGAGGTAATGAAAAAGAACAAAGTCAGGATAGATTACCTTGTCGGCACCATGATAGAGCTTCCGCGGGGAGCAATCACTGCAGATGAGATTGCGCAAGAAGCAGATTTCTTTTCCTTTGGAACCAATGACCTCACGCAGACAACTTTCGGCTTTTCAAGAGATGATGTGGTAAAGTTTTTGAGAGTTTACCAGCAGATGGGAATTCTGGAAAAGGATCCATTTGCAACCATCGATGTTGAAGGTGTTGGACATCTTATAAAGATTGGAGTTCAGAAAGGAAGAGGAATAAAGCAAAATCTGAAAGTAGGTATCTGCGGAGAACACGGAGGAGACCCTGCATCAATAGAATTTTTTAATAAGATAGGGCTTGATTATGTAAGCTGTTCCCCGTACAGAGTGCCTATTGCAAGGCTTGCTGCTGCCCGAATTGCTTTATCCGAGAAGGTTTCAAAAAGAGAAGGTGATTGAACTGTGGAATTAACCTGAAATCCGAAAGAAATGACAATACAAATTTTCCCTTGCAAAAATATATCTTACATGTTAGGGAGTGAAAGTTTTTAAAATACACACACTTTTTGATCCTCTTAAAGAGGTGTCCTGATAAGAATCAGGATTTTAGGAGGAGATGAGAAAAGTGGAGGTTTAACCAAACTTAAAAGGAGAAAATATTGAGCATCATTTCAATGAAAAGTCTGCTCGAAACAGGGGTTCATTTCGGGCATCAGACAAAACGATGGAACCCCAAAATGAAAAAATATATCTATGGTGCTAAGCACGGAATTTATATCATAGACCTGCAAAAAACTGTACGGCTTTTCAGGGAAGCTTACAGTTTTGTGCGAGATCTTGTTGCCTCTGGTGAAAAAATTCTGTTTGTTGGAACAAAAAAGCAAGCATCAGAATCAATAGTAGAAGCAGCAACCCGCTGCGGTATGGGTTATGTAAGTGAAAGGTGGCTTGGAGGAAGCCTGACAAATTTTAAGACAATTTCCAAAAGCATAAAAAAATTAAAAGAACTGGAAGAAATGAAGAACACAGGTATTTATCAGGCTGTTTCCAAAAAAGAAATGATAGAACTCGAAAAGGAAAGAATCAGACTTGAGCGTTATTTTGGCGGATTGAAGAATATGGATAAGCATCCCGCAGCTATTTATGTAGTTGACCCGAGAAAGGAAAGAATTGCAGTAAATGAAGCCAAAATAATGGGAATACCTCTTGTGGGACTGGTAGACACCAACTGCGACCCTGACCTGATTGATTATATCATCCCTGGAAATGACGACGCTATAAGGGCAATCAAACTTATTACATCAAAAATAGCTGATGCTGTCATTGAAGGAAAACAGTTTGCCATAGATCGGGAGTCTGGAAAAACTGAACCAATAGTACCTATGGCTCAAGACCCTGAAACAGATGAAAGCGAAGAAATCGATATAATGAGCGATCATAAAGATAAGACGAAAACCTGAGGATTCTAGGAGGAATTATGCAGGTATCAGCTACACTGGTTAAAGATTTGAGAGAAAAAACAGGTGCAGGCATAGTCGAATGCAAACAGGCACTTGAGGAAAGCAAAGGAAATTTAGATGAAGCAATCAATTTATTAAGAAAAAAGGGGCTTGCTTCTGCGGCAAAGAAAGCAACAAGGGTCGCGAAGGAAGGGATAATCGGTTCCTATATCCACGCAGGAGGTAAAATCGGGGTTCTTGTTGAGGTTAATTGCGAAACAGATTTTGTCGCAAAAACCGAGGACTTCAAATTCCTTGTTAAGGATATCGCAATGCAGATTGCTGCTGCAAACCCAAGATATGTAAGCAGAGAAGAAGTTTCTGGGCAGGAGACTGAAAACGAGAAAAAAATCTACGAAGCGCAGATAAAGGACCAGAAAAAACCTCAGAATGTAATAGAAAAAATTGTGCTTGGAAAACTTGATAAATATTATGAAACTGTGTGCCTTAAGGAACAGATATTTATAAAAAACCCTGAACTCACTATTGAGCAGTTGATTAAATCAAAAATAGCCCAGCTGGGTGAAAATATCAGCATAAAGAGGTTTGTGAGATTCCACCTGGGAGAAGACCATCAGGGATAAAAAAGGGAAACTATAAATCCTAAATTCAAGACTCTAAACAAATTCAAATAGCCAAAATTAAAAACAGTTTAGAACATTGTGATTTATAATTTTCATATTGTTTGGGATTTAAATATTAGGATTTAGAATTTAATTTAGGTTTTCAATTATGAAAAATAACAAGATGAAATATAAGCGCATTCTTCTGAAAATCTCAGGAGAAATCTTGGCAGGAAAAAAAGGGTATGGCATCGATATAGAAATAGTGAAAAAGATTGCCAATGAAATAAAAGAAGTCCATAAACTTGGAACGCAGATTGCAATAGTAGTCGGCGGAGGCAATATATTCAGAGGCGTAGAACTTACTGTACAGGAAATAGACAGGGCATCAGGAGACTATATGGGAATGCTTGCGACAGTGATGAACGCTCTTGCCATTCAGAATGCACTGGAAAAACTCGGAGTATATACAAGAGTCCTTTCAGCAATTGAAATGAAGGAAGTGGCAGAACCTTATATCAGGAGAAGAGCAATAAGACATCTGGAAAAAAACAGAGTTGTAATCTTTGCCGGAGGAACTGGAAACCCATACTTCACTACAGACACAGCAGCTTCTTTGCGGGCTATGGAGATAAATGCTGATGTGATTCTTAAAGCAACAAAAGTTGACGGAGTTTACAGCGCTGACCCGATGAAAGATAGTCTTGCAAAAAAATTTCCTCGGCTTACTTATATTCAGGTTCTTGAAAAAGGCTTAAAAGTAATGGATGCTACTGCAATATCTCTCTGCATGGATAACAACCTTCCTATAATTGTATTCAATCTGAACCAGGATGGCAATATTAAAAAAGCAGTTATGGGAAAAAAAATCGGAACAGTTGTAACAGGGAGCTAATATGATTCAGGAAATCTATAAAGAAATTGAAGAACTTATGAAAAAAGCCTTAACTGCCCTTCACCGCGATTTTGCTTCAATAAGGACAGGAAGGGCAAATGCCGCCTTGCTCGATGGAATAAAGGCAAGTTACTACGGCAACCTGACACCGATAAATCAGCTTGCAACAGTTTCCGTTCCTGAAAACAGATTAATAGTTGTCCAGCCATGGGATCCAAGTGCTCTTGGAGAAATTGAAAAAGCAATTCTAAAATCTGACCTCGGAATATCGCCTGCAAACGACGGGAAAACAATAAAGCTCCCGATTCCGGAGCTGACCGAAGAAAGAAGACGCGAGCTTGTTAAAGTAGTGCACAAGAATGCTGAGAGAGAGAGAGTTTCTATCAGAAACGCCAGAAGGGATGGAAATGAAAAGATAAAGTCATTGCAGAAAGAAAAAAAAATAACTGAGGATGACGCACACAAAGCCCAGACTGAAATTCAGAAAATTACTGATAAATACATGGAACGCCTTGAATCAGCAGTAAAGAGCAAGGAAGAAGAAATTTTAAAGTTTTAAGTTTAAAGGCTACTCTGTGTAACCGCATTAAATTTAAAAAAGCCCTTGAAAATAACAGTAACTCTAAACTTAGCTATTTCTAAAGGTGGTGAAACTGGATGCATACAATAAATGATGAGTGCATTGCTTGCGGAACCTGTGCTGAGGTGTGCCCATCAGAGGCAATAAAAGCAGGAGAGAACAAATACATTATTGACGACAACTGCACTGATTGCGGAACCTGTGTTGAAGCATGCCCTGTTGATGCAATAAAAGCTCCGGCGGCTTAATGTCAATTTTCTTAAAACAAGAATTAGGTCGAGAATCAAAAACATGATTTTTCGGCCTAATTTTTTTATTTCTACTGAATAGAGTTGAAATAAACAAGCTATTATTATAGCATATAAAACTTAAACATTCTGTTGGAAAAACACAATATGATGTCATTCAGTCTGTGTCGCAATGTCATTGCGATGGAGCAAAGCGACTGAAGCAATGTAGTTATGCGCGAAGAAGAACTTTTAAAAAAAATAGATCCCAAAAAGCTTCCAAGACATATTGCTATCATAATGGATGGCAACGGAAGATGGGCAAGGATGAGAAAGCTTAACAGGATTGAAGGCCACAGAAGAGCAACAGAAACTGTAAGAAATGTTGTTATGACTTGCAGGGAGTTAAACATAGAGATTCTGACTCTTTACACCTTCTCGCAGGAAAACTGGAACAGGCCAAAGACTGAAATAAGCGCGCTTATGATACTTCTGAAAAAATTCCTGAGAGATGAACTGGAAGAAATGATGGGCAACAATATAAGGCTTATCTCCATTGGCAGAACAGAAAGATTGCCTGTTGATGTAAAAAGAACTCTGGATTTTGTCACCGGACAGACTAAAAACAATGACGGAATGATACTCAACCTTGCATTGAGCTATGGAAGCAGAACAGAGATAATTGATACAGTAAAAAAAATAGCAAACAAAGTAAAAGAGAAAACTCTTGGCATAGATGAGATAAACGATGAAATCTTTTCTAAAAATCTCTATACATCAGACCTTCCCGACCCGGACCTTATGATAAGAACAAGCGGAGAAATGAGGATAAGCAATTTCCTGCTTTGGCAGCTTGCTTATGCAGAACTCTGGATTACTCCTGTCCTCTGGCCTGACTTTAACAAGGTACACCTCTTTGAAGCCATACTTGATTACCAGAGCAGAGAACGCAGATTTGGACTCACTGCCGAGCAATTAAAGGAAAAAAAGAGGGTAATGCTCTTTTGAAAATAATTCCTTCAAAGAGAATATTAACAGCACTGATTCTTATACCAGCCATACTCCTTATATTGGAAAAAGGAGAAAGGATTGCTTTTTTCCTGCTTGTTACAGCAGCCCAGGTTCTGGCGCTCATAGAATTTTACAATATTTTTTCAAAGACAGGCATTAAGGTCCAAAAATATCTGGGAATCTTGTTTGGTATTTTTATTTCGTATCTGTTTTACAAAAACAGACTCCCTGAAATACTGCTGACCATAACTTTAAGCGTTATATTCACTTCAATTGCAAGGGTTTTTGACAGAGATGGTTTAAAAGACAGCCTTTTTGGTATTGCTGCTACTGTCTCTGGATTGATTTATGCATCAGTTCTTGGAGGATATTTAATCCTTGTAAGAAATCTTGATAACGGGCTAAATTATATTTATATATTGCTTATAATCATATGGGGGTCTGATTCCGGAGCTTATTTTATTGGAAGGAAATGGGGGAAAAACAAACTTTCTCCTGCTATAAGCCCTAATAAATCAATTGAAGGCGCAATAGGAGGGGTTCTAGCAGGAATTTTAGGCGCATCCTTCTGGTGGTTCCGCGGAGAATTCTCTATTTTACACTGCCTGATTTTCGGCACATTAATATCATTGGCAGGAATAACTGGAGATTTGTTTGAATCCCTTATAAAAAGAACTGCCGGGATAAAAGATTCTGGAAACCTGTTCCCGGGTCACGGAGGAATTCTTGACCGCATAGATTCACTTTTATTTGCTGCACCTGTGTGGTACTATTACATCAAATATTTCTTGATTAGATAATACCCCTTGAAACTTTTACCTTTACAGATTATGGAGGAAACCAATGGAATGGGAAATAGAACAAAGAATCAAAACGCTTGAAGACAAGATCGAAAAGCTATGGGGGCATCTTTGACCTCGAGGAAAAGAAAAAAAAATTAGAAGAGATTGAAAAAGAAACATCAAATCCTGAATTCTGGGCTGATAAAAATAAGGCAAAGGAAGTGCTTGCAAGCCGCAAAATCCTTTCCAAGGCAATACAGTCATGGGAAGATATGTGGAAAAATTTCTCAGACCTGAAGGAATTCTACACACTTGCAAAAGAAGAAAATGATGAGAACACTGTTCTGGGCATTGCAACAGAGATTGATAAAATGGAAGCCATTGTCTTAAAGTTTGAAGTCCAGACAATTCTTTCCGGAGAAAATGATTACAATAATGCAATAGTCTCAATTCATCCGGGAGCCGGAGGAACTGAATCGCAGGACTGGGCACAGATGCTTCTGAGAATGTATCTTCGATGGGCTGAAAGGCATGGCTTTAAACCTGAAATCAATGAAACTCAGCAGGGAGAAGAAGCAGGAATCAAAAGCGCAACATTTACTGTAACAGGTGAGTATGCCTATGGGAATTTAAAGGCTGAAGCAGGTGTTCACAGGCTTGTCAGGATTTCACCTTTTGATGCCAACAAAAGGAGACACACATCCTTTGCTTCAGTATTTGTAATTCCTGAAATAGATGATGAAATTGTTGTGGACATAAAGGATGAGGACTTGAAAATTGATACCTTCCGCTCCGGAGGGGCAGGAGGACAGCACGTAAATGTTACTGACTCGGCAGTAAGAATCACTCATATTCCATCGGGCATTATTGTTTCGTGCCAGAATGAACGCTCGCAACACAAAAACAAGTCAACTGCCTTAAAGATTCTCAGGTCAAAGCTCTATAAAAAAAAGCTTGAAGAAGAAAAAAACAAGTTTGAAAAATTACACGGAGAGAAAAAAGATATTGCGTGGGGAAGCCAGATACGCTCATATGTTCTTCATCCTTACCGTATGGTAAAAGACCACAGGACTGAAATTGAGACAGGCAATGCTGATGCGGTGCTTGATGGAGATATTGACAAATTCATAGAGGCATATTTGATGAGAGGCGGGAAGTAAAATTTAAAATTCTAAATTCTAAGCACTAAACAATATCAAATGACCAAAATCCAAAACAGAGTTATGAGAAGTCCAAGAATTTTTTGAATTTTGAAAATTTGAATTTTGAATTTGTTTACCCCGCTTAGAAATTTTAATTTCTAACGGGGTTTAGGATTTAGATATTAGAATTTAGTATTTAATTTTATAAGGTGTAACAATGAAAAATGAAGAAAATGAATTAATTGTTCAGAGAAAAAATAAGATTGAAGAACTAAAGGCTCTCGGTATTAATTCATATCCAAACGATTTCAAGCCTGCTCATACTATAAATAATATTATGATTAAATACCGTGAAAAAAACAGCGAAGAAATTGAAAAGCTGAGTGAAGAAGCTCAGATTTCAGGAAGGATTATTACAATGAGAGTGATGGGAAAGACAACCTTTGCCCACATTCAGGACTCCTCAGGGAAAATGCAGATTATGGTTAGGGAAAATGACCTTGGTGAAAGGGATTATACCATTTTCAAAAAGCTTCTGGATATCGGGGATTTCATAGGCATAAAAGGAAGGGTGTTCCGTACCAAAACCGGTGAACTTACAATACTGGGATTTTTCTTCAAGCTTCTGTCAAAATCGATCAGGCCTCTGCCGGAAAAATGGCATGGGTTAAAGGACATTGAGATAAGATACAGGCAGAGATATGTGGATTTAATTGTCAACTCAGATGTAAAAACTGTTTTTGAGAAAAGAAGCCGTATAATAAGTTCTTTGCGTGAGTTTATGAACCGTGAAGGATTTCTGGAGGTTGAAACACCAATGATGCAGTCAATTCCCGGAGGTGCTGCTGCAAAACCATTCAAGACCTATCACAATGCCCTTGGAATGGAGCTTTTTCTCAGAATTGCCCCGGAATTATACCTGAAGCGTCTGGTAGTAGGCGGAATAGAACGGGTTTATGAAATAAACAGAAACTTCAGAAATGAAGGAATCTCAACACAGCATAATCCGGAATTCACAATGATGGAATTTTATATGGCTTATGCCACTTATCTTGATTTGATGGAATTTACAGAAAAACTGATTTCCCTCACTGCTGAAAAGGTTCTTGGAACACCTAAAATC
The Candidatus Schekmanbacteria bacterium RIFCSPLOWO2_02_FULL_38_14 DNA segment above includes these coding regions:
- a CDS encoding peptide chain release factor 2, with the translated sequence MKTRSKSYGGIFDLEEKKKKLEEIEKETSNPEFWADKNKAKEVLASRKILSKAIQSWEDMWKNFSDLKEFYTLAKEENDENTVLGIATEIDKMEAIVLKFEVQTILSGENDYNNAIVSIHPGAGGTESQDWAQMLLRMYLRWAERHGFKPEINETQQGEEAGIKSATFTVTGEYAYGNLKAEAGVHRLVRISPFDANKRRHTSFASVFVIPEIDDEIVVDIKDEDLKIDTFRSGGAGGQHVNVTDSAVRITHIPSGIIVSCQNERSQHKNKSTALKILRSKLYKKKLEEEKNKFEKLHGEKKDIAWGSQIRSYVLHPYRMVKDHRTEIETGNADAVLDGDIDKFIEAYLMRGGK
- a CDS encoding di-trans,poly-cis-decaprenylcistransferase, which produces MREEELLKKIDPKKLPRHIAIIMDGNGRWARMRKLNRIEGHRRATETVRNVVMTCRELNIEILTLYTFSQENWNRPKTEISALMILLKKFLRDELEEMMGNNIRLISIGRTERLPVDVKRTLDFVTGQTKNNDGMILNLALSYGSRTEIIDTVKKIANKVKEKTLGIDEINDEIFSKNLYTSDLPDPDLMIRTSGEMRISNFLLWQLAYAELWITPVLWPDFNKVHLFEAILDYQSRERRFGLTAEQLKEKKRVMLF
- a CDS encoding pyruvate, phosphate dikinase: MAKFVYFFGKGSADGKGDMKELLGGKGAGLAEMTNAGIPVPPGFTITTEACKVYYENGEKLPQKIKWEIDEALKRLEDILGLRLGNPKNPLLLSVRSGSKFSMPGMMDTILNLGLNDETVEGLAKKTGNKRFAYDSYRRFIQMFGNVVLGIGKDVFEHILIEKKKKCRAKFDTDLSWEALSDLTSEYKKEMKRVVGIIFPQDAHIQLSMARDAVFKSWHNPRAITYRKLNDIPENLGTAVNVQAMVFGNLGKTSATGVGFTRNPATGKNEFYGEFLINAQGEDVVAGIRTPQPISNLRKVMPEVFRQLKEITDRLEKHYRDVQDFEFTIQDKQLFMLQTRNGKRTAIAAIKIAVDMVEEGLITKEEAILRVEPASLDQLLHPVFEPKHRAKAKLSAKGLPASPGAATGKIVFTADDAVEWARKKENVILVRNETVPDDIHGMNVAKGILTATGGMTSHAAVVGRQMGKPSIVGCNNLIINEKGKTLIVDGKKLKEGDYISIDGSTGDVILLQLPTTDSEIIQVVTEKIKPNKSQTYQNFHKLLSWAEEAKRLKVRANADIPRDAKTAFAFGAQGIGLCRTEHMFFAKERLPIVVKMILSAAKGQEGVNIIESLKKRTSETGSNQNNKELKDELKKAEATYSEAIKDYMDSLKKLLPMQKSDFYGLFKEMRGYPVTIRTLDPPLHEFLPKREELMVEIATLKASNAKKNKAKIEKLEELLAKVTELHEFNPMLGHRGCRLGITYPEITKMQTEAIFTAACELAKKKIKVIPEIMIPLVGHVRELKAQKKIVVSVAEEVMKKNKVRIDYLVGTMIELPRGAITADEIAQEADFFSFGTNDLTQTTFGFSRDDVVKFLRVYQQMGILEKDPFATIDVEGVGHLIKIGVQKGRGIKQNLKVGICGEHGGDPASIEFFNKIGLDYVSCSPYRVPIARLAAARIALSEKVSKREGD
- a CDS encoding ribosome recycling factor, which encodes MIQEIYKEIEELMKKALTALHRDFASIRTGRANAALLDGIKASYYGNLTPINQLATVSVPENRLIVVQPWDPSALGEIEKAILKSDLGISPANDGKTIKLPIPELTEERRRELVKVVHKNAERERVSIRNARRDGNEKIKSLQKEKKITEDDAHKAQTEIQKITDKYMERLESAVKSKEEEILKF
- a CDS encoding UMP kinase; translation: MKNNKMKYKRILLKISGEILAGKKGYGIDIEIVKKIANEIKEVHKLGTQIAIVVGGGNIFRGVELTVQEIDRASGDYMGMLATVMNALAIQNALEKLGVYTRVLSAIEMKEVAEPYIRRRAIRHLEKNRVVIFAGGTGNPYFTTDTAASLRAMEINADVILKATKVDGVYSADPMKDSLAKKFPRLTYIQVLEKGLKVMDATAISLCMDNNLPIIVFNLNQDGNIKKAVMGKKIGTVVTGS
- a CDS encoding ferredoxin — encoded protein: MHTINDECIACGTCAEVCPSEAIKAGENKYIIDDNCTDCGTCVEACPVDAIKAPAA
- a CDS encoding 30S ribosomal protein S2; the protein is MKSLLETGVHFGHQTKRWNPKMKKYIYGAKHGIYIIDLQKTVRLFREAYSFVRDLVASGEKILFVGTKKQASESIVEAATRCGMGYVSERWLGGSLTNFKTISKSIKKLKELEEMKNTGIYQAVSKKEMIELEKERIRLERYFGGLKNMDKHPAAIYVVDPRKERIAVNEAKIMGIPLVGLVDTNCDPDLIDYIIPGNDDAIRAIKLITSKIADAVIEGKQFAIDRESGKTEPIVPMAQDPETDESEEIDIMSDHKDKTKT
- a CDS encoding glycine--tRNA ligase subunit beta, with protein sequence MTKELLIEIGTEDIPAKFFPEALENLKSVAEKNLRAERLKFKETIAFGTMRRIVLLVKGLEEKQEDLVEEVIGPKAEASFDSGGNPTQAAAGFAKAHSVDISSLFIKETKKGKSVCARKKLSGKNTKEILPEIILKIISELSFPKSMRWGNLDFRFARPVHWLLVLYNGEVIKLKVGDVESSNISFGHRFLSPDTFEVRDFKDYRKKCKANFVIVDPLERKTVIESGIKNAASSKNGSVSDCSALLETVNFMAEYPTAFVGSFSERFLSIPKEVLINTMKKQQMYFPLFNSQNNLMNYFIGVADTENKDLSIIIKGNERVLRARFSDAEFFFKEDQKIKLESRVDALKGIIFLEKLGTVYDKVVRIGKLAAFLNRKVLRSGKNEALNLDEGIVQRSAMLCKTDLLTEMVKEFPELQGIMGREYALLQKENENIAASIYEHYLPRFAEDETPLTDYGTLLSLADKFDTISGCFSISLVPTGSEDPLGLRRSTIGIINILINREYKLSLKETISESLKLYGVEKNREGLQSNVLSFFTARFKNILISQGYESDVIDAVFSQNFDDLLDSKNRIDAISRMKKEEGFNSLTTTFKRAIRILPGNEKNDVRESLLRENAERDLYTVFKSIQAESRTLLDNGDYYAALKKISKIKDQVDKFFDDVMVMVDDAELKKNRLSLLNNVIGLFSRIADFSRISEG
- a CDS encoding translation elongation factor Ts — its product is MQVSATLVKDLREKTGAGIVECKQALEESKGNLDEAINLLRKKGLASAAKKATRVAKEGIIGSYIHAGGKIGVLVEVNCETDFVAKTEDFKFLVKDIAMQIAAANPRYVSREEVSGQETENEKKIYEAQIKDQKKPQNVIEKIVLGKLDKYYETVCLKEQIFIKNPELTIEQLIKSKIAQLGENISIKRFVRFHLGEDHQG